The following coding sequences are from one Arachis hypogaea cultivar Tifrunner chromosome 7, arahy.Tifrunner.gnm2.J5K5, whole genome shotgun sequence window:
- the LOC112702907 gene encoding elongation factor 2 isoform X2, whose amino-acid sequence MVKFTAEELRRIMDYKHNIRNMSVIAHVDHGKSTLTDSLVAAAGIIAQEVAGDVRMTDTRADEAERGITIKSTGISLYYEMSDEALKNYKGERQGNEYLINLIDSPGHVDFSSEVTAALRITDGALVVVDCIEGVCVQTETVLRQALGERIRPVLTVNKMDRCFLELQVDGEEAYQTFSRVIENANVIMATYEDPLLGDCQVYPEKGTVAFSAGLHGWAFTLTNFAKMYASKFGVDESKMMERLWGENFFDPATKKWTSKNTGTTTCKRGFVQFCYEPIKQIINTCMNDQKDKLWPMLQKLGVTMKSDEKDLMGKALMKRVMQTWLPASTALLEMMIFHLPSPAKAQKYRVENLYEGPLDDQYAAAIRACDPEGPLMLYVSKMIPASDKGRFFAFGRVFSGRVSTGLKVRIMGPNYVPGEKKDLYVKSVQRTVIWMGKRQETVEDVPCGNTVAMVGLDQFITKNATLTNEKEVDAHPIRAMKFSVSPVVRVAVQCKVASDLPKLVEGLKRLAKSDPMVLCTIEESGEHIVAGAGELHLEICLKDLQEDFMGGAEIIKSDPVVSFRETVLERSCRTVMSKSPNKHNRLYMEARPMEDGLAEAIDDGKIGPRDDPKVRSKILSEEYGWDKDLAKKIWCFGPETTGPNMVVDMCKGVQYLNEIKDSVVAGFQWASKEGALAEENMRAICFEVCDVVLHADAIHRGGGQIIPTARRVFYASQLTAKPRLLEPVYLVEIQAPEQALGGIYSVLNQKRGHVFEEMQRPGTPLYNIKAYLPVIESFGFSSTLRAATSGQAFPQCVFDHWDMMSSDPLESGSQASQLVMDIRKRKGLKEQMTPLSEYEDKL is encoded by the exons ATG GTGAAGTTCACAGCTGAAGAGCTCCGTCGTATTATGGACTACAAACACAACATTCGTAATATGTCTGTGATTGCTCATGTCGATCACG GAAAATCAACCCTCACCGATTCTCTGGTGGCTGCTGCCGGAATTATTGCACAAGAAGTGGCAGGGGATGTCCGCATGACTGATACCCGGGCAGATGAAGCTGAGCGTGGTATTACAATCAAGTCTACTGGTATTTCTCTCTACTATGAAATGAGTGATGAGGCTCTCAAGAATTACAAGGGAGAGCGCCAAGGAAATGAGTATCTCATCAATCTCATTGATTCTCCCGGGCACGTCGATTTCTCATCCGAGGTTACTGCTGCACTCCGTATTACTGATGGAGCACTAGTGGTGGTGGATTGTATTGAAGGTGTCTGTGTGCAAACCGAAACTGTTCTGCGACAGGCCCTTGGAGAAAGGATTAGGCCTGTTCTGACTGTCAACAAGATGGACAGATGCTTCCTAGAGCTCCAGGTGGATGGAGAGGAGGCATACCAGACATTCTCAAGGGTTATTGAGAATGCCAATGTGATCATGGCTACATATGAAGATCCATTGCTTGGTGATTGCCAGGTGTACCCAGAGAAAGGAACAGTTGCTTTCTCTGCTGGTTTGCATGGCTGGGCCTTTACCTTGACGAACTTCGCAAAAATGTATGCCTCAAAATTCGGTGTTGATGAATCAAAGATGATGGAAAGGCTCTGGGGTGAAAACTTCTTTGATCCTGCTACAAAGAAATGGACCAGCAAGAACACCGGTACTACCACATGCAAGCGTGGGTTTGTACAGTTCTGTTATGAGCCCATCAAGCAGATTATCAACACTTGTATGAATGATCAGAAGGATAAGCTCTGGCCTATGTTGCAGAAGTTAGGAGTCACCATGAAATCTGATGAAAAGGACTTGATGGGTAAAGCATTGATGAAACGTGTCATGCAAACGTGGCTTCCAGCAAGTACTGCCCTCTTGGAAATGATGATATTTCACCTTCCATCTCCAGCTAAGGCCCAAAAGTATCGTGTTGAGAACTTGTATGAGGGTCCCCTGGATGATCAATATGCTGCTGCTATTAGAGCCTGTGATCCTGAGGGTCCACTTATGCTCTATGTCTCTAAGATGATTCCTGCTTCTGACAAGGGTCGGTTCTTTGCTTTTGGTCGTGTTTTCTCTGGGAGAGTGTCCACTGGTCTGAAGGTCAGAATTATGGGACCAAATTATGTTCCTGGTGAGAAGAAAGACCTGTATGTTAAAAGTGTGCAAAGGACTGTCATTTGGATGGGAAAGAGGCAAGAAACAGTGGAGGATGTTCCTTGTGGTAACACAGTTGCTATGGTTGGGTTGGATCAATTTATCACCAAGAATGCCACATTGACAAATGAGAAGGAAGTTGATGCCCACCCCATTCGAGCCATGAAGTTTTCTGTCTCACCTGTCGTCCGTGTTGCTGTTCAGTGCAAGGTTGCATCTGATCTTCCTAAGCTTGTTGAAGGTCTCAAGAGGTTGGCCAAATCTGATCCTATGGTTCTCTGTACTATTGAGGAATCTGGAGAGCACATTGTTGCTGGTGCAGGGGAGCTTCATTTGGAAATTTGCTTGAAGGACTTGCAAGAAGATTTCATGGGAGGAGCTGAGATTATCAAATCTGACCCTGTTGTGTCTTTCCGTGAGACTGTTCTCGAGAGGTCATGCCGCACTGTGATGAGCAAGTCACCCAACAAGCACAACCGTCTCTACATGGAAGCTAGGCCAATGGAGGATGGTCTTGCAGAGGCCATTGATGATGGCAAGATTGGACCGAGGGATGACCCCAAAGTCCGTTCCAAGATCTTGTCTGAAGAGTATGGTTGGGACAAGGATCTTGCCAAGAAAATCTGGTGTTTTGGCCCTGAGACCACTGGACCCAACATGGTTGTTGATATGTGTAAGGGAGTCCAATACTTGAATGAAATCAAGGACTCTGTGGTTGCCGGTTTCCAATGGGCATCAAAGGAAGGTGCTCTTGCTGAAGAAAACATGAGAGCCATCTGCTTTGAAGTCTGTGATGTTGTCCTTCATGCTGATGCTATCCACAGAGGTGGTGGTCAGATTATCCCTACTGCCAGGAGAGTCTTCTATGCTTCCCAGTTGACAGCAAAGCCCAGACTTCTCGAGCCTGTCTACCTGGTCGAAATCCAAGCTCCTGAGCAGGCCCTTGGTGGTATTTACAGTGTCCTGAACCAGAAGCGTGGACATGTGTTTGAGGAAATGCAGAGGCCGGGAACTCCCCTCTACAACATCAAGGCCTACCTCCCTGTCATCGAGTCCTTCGGATTCTCCAGCACCTTGAGAGCCGCAACTTCCGGTCAAGCTTTCCCACAATGTGTCTTTGATCACTGGGACATGATGTCTTCAGATCCATTGGAGTCCGGATCACAAGCTTCACAGCTTGTTATGGATATCCGTAAGAGGAAAGGTCTGAAGGAGCAAATGACTCCCCTCTCTGAGTACGAGGACAAGCTTTAA
- the LOC112702907 gene encoding elongation factor 2 isoform X1 — MYLQVKFTAEELRRIMDYKHNIRNMSVIAHVDHGKSTLTDSLVAAAGIIAQEVAGDVRMTDTRADEAERGITIKSTGISLYYEMSDEALKNYKGERQGNEYLINLIDSPGHVDFSSEVTAALRITDGALVVVDCIEGVCVQTETVLRQALGERIRPVLTVNKMDRCFLELQVDGEEAYQTFSRVIENANVIMATYEDPLLGDCQVYPEKGTVAFSAGLHGWAFTLTNFAKMYASKFGVDESKMMERLWGENFFDPATKKWTSKNTGTTTCKRGFVQFCYEPIKQIINTCMNDQKDKLWPMLQKLGVTMKSDEKDLMGKALMKRVMQTWLPASTALLEMMIFHLPSPAKAQKYRVENLYEGPLDDQYAAAIRACDPEGPLMLYVSKMIPASDKGRFFAFGRVFSGRVSTGLKVRIMGPNYVPGEKKDLYVKSVQRTVIWMGKRQETVEDVPCGNTVAMVGLDQFITKNATLTNEKEVDAHPIRAMKFSVSPVVRVAVQCKVASDLPKLVEGLKRLAKSDPMVLCTIEESGEHIVAGAGELHLEICLKDLQEDFMGGAEIIKSDPVVSFRETVLERSCRTVMSKSPNKHNRLYMEARPMEDGLAEAIDDGKIGPRDDPKVRSKILSEEYGWDKDLAKKIWCFGPETTGPNMVVDMCKGVQYLNEIKDSVVAGFQWASKEGALAEENMRAICFEVCDVVLHADAIHRGGGQIIPTARRVFYASQLTAKPRLLEPVYLVEIQAPEQALGGIYSVLNQKRGHVFEEMQRPGTPLYNIKAYLPVIESFGFSSTLRAATSGQAFPQCVFDHWDMMSSDPLESGSQASQLVMDIRKRKGLKEQMTPLSEYEDKL; from the exons ATGTATTTGCAGGTGAAGTTCACAGCTGAAGAGCTCCGTCGTATTATGGACTACAAACACAACATTCGTAATATGTCTGTGATTGCTCATGTCGATCACG GAAAATCAACCCTCACCGATTCTCTGGTGGCTGCTGCCGGAATTATTGCACAAGAAGTGGCAGGGGATGTCCGCATGACTGATACCCGGGCAGATGAAGCTGAGCGTGGTATTACAATCAAGTCTACTGGTATTTCTCTCTACTATGAAATGAGTGATGAGGCTCTCAAGAATTACAAGGGAGAGCGCCAAGGAAATGAGTATCTCATCAATCTCATTGATTCTCCCGGGCACGTCGATTTCTCATCCGAGGTTACTGCTGCACTCCGTATTACTGATGGAGCACTAGTGGTGGTGGATTGTATTGAAGGTGTCTGTGTGCAAACCGAAACTGTTCTGCGACAGGCCCTTGGAGAAAGGATTAGGCCTGTTCTGACTGTCAACAAGATGGACAGATGCTTCCTAGAGCTCCAGGTGGATGGAGAGGAGGCATACCAGACATTCTCAAGGGTTATTGAGAATGCCAATGTGATCATGGCTACATATGAAGATCCATTGCTTGGTGATTGCCAGGTGTACCCAGAGAAAGGAACAGTTGCTTTCTCTGCTGGTTTGCATGGCTGGGCCTTTACCTTGACGAACTTCGCAAAAATGTATGCCTCAAAATTCGGTGTTGATGAATCAAAGATGATGGAAAGGCTCTGGGGTGAAAACTTCTTTGATCCTGCTACAAAGAAATGGACCAGCAAGAACACCGGTACTACCACATGCAAGCGTGGGTTTGTACAGTTCTGTTATGAGCCCATCAAGCAGATTATCAACACTTGTATGAATGATCAGAAGGATAAGCTCTGGCCTATGTTGCAGAAGTTAGGAGTCACCATGAAATCTGATGAAAAGGACTTGATGGGTAAAGCATTGATGAAACGTGTCATGCAAACGTGGCTTCCAGCAAGTACTGCCCTCTTGGAAATGATGATATTTCACCTTCCATCTCCAGCTAAGGCCCAAAAGTATCGTGTTGAGAACTTGTATGAGGGTCCCCTGGATGATCAATATGCTGCTGCTATTAGAGCCTGTGATCCTGAGGGTCCACTTATGCTCTATGTCTCTAAGATGATTCCTGCTTCTGACAAGGGTCGGTTCTTTGCTTTTGGTCGTGTTTTCTCTGGGAGAGTGTCCACTGGTCTGAAGGTCAGAATTATGGGACCAAATTATGTTCCTGGTGAGAAGAAAGACCTGTATGTTAAAAGTGTGCAAAGGACTGTCATTTGGATGGGAAAGAGGCAAGAAACAGTGGAGGATGTTCCTTGTGGTAACACAGTTGCTATGGTTGGGTTGGATCAATTTATCACCAAGAATGCCACATTGACAAATGAGAAGGAAGTTGATGCCCACCCCATTCGAGCCATGAAGTTTTCTGTCTCACCTGTCGTCCGTGTTGCTGTTCAGTGCAAGGTTGCATCTGATCTTCCTAAGCTTGTTGAAGGTCTCAAGAGGTTGGCCAAATCTGATCCTATGGTTCTCTGTACTATTGAGGAATCTGGAGAGCACATTGTTGCTGGTGCAGGGGAGCTTCATTTGGAAATTTGCTTGAAGGACTTGCAAGAAGATTTCATGGGAGGAGCTGAGATTATCAAATCTGACCCTGTTGTGTCTTTCCGTGAGACTGTTCTCGAGAGGTCATGCCGCACTGTGATGAGCAAGTCACCCAACAAGCACAACCGTCTCTACATGGAAGCTAGGCCAATGGAGGATGGTCTTGCAGAGGCCATTGATGATGGCAAGATTGGACCGAGGGATGACCCCAAAGTCCGTTCCAAGATCTTGTCTGAAGAGTATGGTTGGGACAAGGATCTTGCCAAGAAAATCTGGTGTTTTGGCCCTGAGACCACTGGACCCAACATGGTTGTTGATATGTGTAAGGGAGTCCAATACTTGAATGAAATCAAGGACTCTGTGGTTGCCGGTTTCCAATGGGCATCAAAGGAAGGTGCTCTTGCTGAAGAAAACATGAGAGCCATCTGCTTTGAAGTCTGTGATGTTGTCCTTCATGCTGATGCTATCCACAGAGGTGGTGGTCAGATTATCCCTACTGCCAGGAGAGTCTTCTATGCTTCCCAGTTGACAGCAAAGCCCAGACTTCTCGAGCCTGTCTACCTGGTCGAAATCCAAGCTCCTGAGCAGGCCCTTGGTGGTATTTACAGTGTCCTGAACCAGAAGCGTGGACATGTGTTTGAGGAAATGCAGAGGCCGGGAACTCCCCTCTACAACATCAAGGCCTACCTCCCTGTCATCGAGTCCTTCGGATTCTCCAGCACCTTGAGAGCCGCAACTTCCGGTCAAGCTTTCCCACAATGTGTCTTTGATCACTGGGACATGATGTCTTCAGATCCATTGGAGTCCGGATCACAAGCTTCACAGCTTGTTATGGATATCCGTAAGAGGAAAGGTCTGAAGGAGCAAATGACTCCCCTCTCTGAGTACGAGGACAAGCTTTAA